The following are from one region of the Sphingomonas oryzagri genome:
- a CDS encoding peptidyl-prolyl cis-trans isomerase, protein MLSIFRNNPKLVVVIFSLVALAFIATGVITHEMPGMGGSSSGSSAGAIATIGDATVTPEDLEQQVRNRYQQASQQQPGLDMASFMAAGAYDAIVDQSIGATALEQYARKIGLVASDKQIDGQIAGIPAFRGPDGKFSQAAYEAALQQQRLTDKAVRSDIAGTILRQMVYLPATGAMTLPDGLVKPYANLIMETRAGEIGFVPVAAIQGGAAPTDAELQGFYKSHIAAYTTPEKRVLRYAMMGRDQVAAKAIPTDAEIRKLYDSTPDKYAARETRDLAQVVLPDEAKAKAFKASVAGGKSFAEAAQAAGFNAADTAIGVKTQAQLAQQVGAAVATAAFAAPDGGVSDPVKSDFGWVVVKVNKVNHVAATTFDAAKAQIAADLVKSKQDKALADLVAKVQDAIDNGQGFADVTKNNGLAIVETPALTAGGIAPDQPAFKPSADVQPLIAPGFKTNPDDPASVQTVLPNERYALLAVGHVTPAAPIPFAQVKARVAADFTASRANDQAKAIATAIQAKVKAGTSMADAFKAAPVKLPAVNATQGRRMDLARLQGNVPPPLAALFRTTVGSAQIVAAPGGQGWYVVHVSKVTPADDKALAPATQASRGDLLQAANDEYLEQLAGSAKIAVGTKRDDAAIMALRLKLLGATPAQ, encoded by the coding sequence ATGCTCTCCATCTTCCGCAACAACCCCAAGCTCGTGGTGGTGATCTTCTCGCTCGTCGCGCTGGCCTTCATCGCGACCGGGGTGATCACGCATGAGATGCCGGGCATGGGGGGCAGCAGCAGCGGTTCGAGCGCGGGCGCAATCGCCACCATCGGCGACGCGACCGTGACGCCGGAGGATCTCGAACAGCAGGTGCGCAACCGCTACCAGCAGGCCAGCCAGCAGCAGCCGGGCCTCGACATGGCGAGCTTCATGGCGGCGGGCGCCTACGATGCGATCGTCGACCAGTCGATCGGCGCGACGGCGCTGGAGCAATATGCCCGCAAGATCGGCCTCGTCGCCAGCGACAAGCAGATCGACGGCCAGATCGCGGGCATCCCCGCCTTCCGCGGGCCGGACGGCAAGTTCAGCCAGGCCGCCTATGAGGCCGCGCTCCAGCAGCAGCGCCTCACCGACAAGGCGGTGCGCAGCGACATCGCCGGCACCATCCTGCGCCAGATGGTCTACCTGCCCGCCACCGGCGCGATGACGCTGCCGGACGGTCTGGTGAAGCCCTATGCCAACCTGATCATGGAAACCCGCGCGGGCGAGATCGGCTTCGTGCCGGTCGCCGCGATCCAGGGTGGCGCTGCGCCGACCGACGCGGAACTGCAGGGTTTCTACAAGAGCCACATCGCCGCCTACACCACGCCCGAGAAGCGCGTGCTGCGCTACGCCATGATGGGCCGCGATCAGGTGGCGGCGAAGGCGATCCCCACCGACGCCGAGATCCGCAAGCTCTACGATTCCACCCCCGACAAGTACGCCGCACGCGAAACCCGCGATCTGGCGCAGGTGGTGCTGCCGGACGAGGCCAAGGCGAAGGCGTTCAAGGCGTCAGTCGCCGGCGGCAAGAGCTTCGCCGAGGCCGCGCAGGCCGCCGGCTTCAACGCTGCCGACACCGCGATCGGCGTCAAGACGCAGGCCCAGCTCGCCCAGCAGGTCGGCGCGGCCGTCGCCACCGCCGCCTTCGCGGCGCCCGACGGCGGCGTCTCCGATCCGGTGAAGTCGGATTTCGGCTGGGTCGTGGTGAAGGTGAACAAGGTCAACCACGTCGCCGCCACCACCTTCGACGCGGCCAAGGCGCAGATCGCCGCCGATCTCGTCAAGTCCAAGCAGGACAAGGCGCTCGCCGATCTCGTCGCCAAGGTGCAGGACGCGATCGACAACGGCCAGGGCTTCGCCGACGTCACCAAGAACAATGGCCTCGCCATCGTCGAGACGCCGGCGCTCACCGCCGGCGGCATCGCGCCCGACCAGCCCGCTTTCAAGCCCTCGGCCGATGTGCAGCCGCTGATCGCGCCGGGCTTTAAGACCAACCCGGACGATCCCGCCTCGGTGCAGACCGTTCTGCCCAACGAGCGCTACGCGCTGCTCGCTGTCGGCCATGTCACGCCCGCCGCTCCGATCCCGTTCGCGCAGGTGAAGGCCCGCGTCGCGGCCGATTTCACCGCGTCGCGCGCCAACGATCAGGCCAAGGCGATCGCCACCGCGATCCAGGCGAAGGTGAAGGCCGGCACCAGCATGGCCGATGCCTTCAAGGCGGCGCCGGTGAAGCTCCCCGCGGTCAACGCGACGCAGGGCCGCCGGATGGATCTCGCCCGCCTGCAGGGCAATGTGCCGCCGCCGCTCGCCGCTTTGTTCCGCACCACGGTCGGCTCCGCGCAGATCGTCGCCGCACCGGGCGGCCAGGGCTGGTACGTCGTCCACGTCAGCAAGGTGACGCCGGCCGACGACAAGGCGCTCGCGCCCGCCACCCAGGCCTCGCGCGGCGACCTGCTGCAGGCGGCCAACGACGAATATCTGGAGCAGCTCGCCGGTTCGGCCAAGATCGCGGTCGGTACCAAGCGTGACGACGCCGCCATCATGGCGCTGCGCCTGAAGCTGCTCGGCGCGACGCCGGCCCAGTGA
- a CDS encoding CTP synthase, which yields MARFIFITGGVVSSLGKGLMAASLAALLQARGYKVRIRKFDPYLNVDPGTMSPYQHGEVFVTDDGAETDLDLGHYERFTGVPGRQSDNVTSGRIYQTIIAKERKGDYLGATVQVIPHVTDAIKAFARADTDDLDFVLCEIGGTVGDIESLPFMEAIRQLKNDLGRNQSIFVHLTLVPYIAAAGELKTKPTQHSVRDLTALGIQPDVLVCRCEQPLPQGERAKIALFCNVRPEAVIPALDAETIYGVPQQYHAEGLDAEVLRAFDIDPDSTAPDLRRWADIEDRLANPEGEVTIGVVGKYTGMKDAYKSLHEALVHGGIANRVKVNIRWLDAELFEGPEKDIAPSLEPMHAILVPGGFGERGSEGKIAAVRFARERKVPYFGICLGMQMACIEGARNTAGIEKASTTEFGPTEEPVVGLITEWMTEAGLQKREEGGDLGGTMRLGAYEAKLAGNSHVSSIYGSTDISERHRHRYEVNVHYKDALEQGGLVFSGMSPDGELPEIVERPDHPWFVGVQFHPELKSKPFDPHPLFASFIEAALKQSRLV from the coding sequence ATGGCGCGGTTCATCTTCATCACCGGCGGCGTGGTCTCCTCGCTCGGCAAGGGTCTCATGGCGGCATCGCTCGCCGCACTCCTCCAGGCGCGCGGCTACAAGGTCCGCATCCGTAAGTTCGATCCCTATCTGAACGTCGATCCAGGCACGATGTCGCCCTACCAGCACGGCGAGGTCTTCGTGACCGACGACGGGGCGGAGACCGACCTCGATCTGGGCCATTACGAGCGCTTCACCGGCGTTCCCGGCCGCCAGAGCGACAACGTGACCTCCGGCCGGATCTACCAGACGATCATCGCCAAGGAGCGCAAGGGCGACTATCTTGGCGCCACCGTGCAGGTGATCCCGCACGTGACCGACGCGATCAAGGCGTTCGCCCGCGCCGACACCGACGACCTCGATTTCGTGCTGTGCGAGATCGGCGGCACGGTGGGCGACATCGAATCGCTGCCCTTCATGGAGGCGATCCGCCAGCTGAAGAACGATCTCGGCCGCAACCAGTCGATCTTCGTGCACCTGACGCTGGTGCCGTACATCGCGGCGGCGGGCGAACTGAAGACCAAGCCGACGCAGCATTCGGTCCGCGACCTGACCGCGCTCGGTATCCAGCCCGACGTGCTGGTCTGCCGCTGCGAGCAGCCGCTGCCGCAGGGCGAGCGCGCCAAGATCGCGCTGTTCTGCAACGTGCGGCCCGAGGCGGTGATCCCGGCGCTCGACGCCGAGACGATCTACGGCGTGCCGCAGCAATATCATGCGGAAGGCCTCGACGCCGAAGTGCTGCGCGCCTTCGACATCGATCCGGACAGCACCGCGCCCGATCTGCGCCGCTGGGCGGACATCGAGGACCGCCTCGCCAACCCGGAAGGCGAGGTGACGATCGGCGTCGTCGGCAAATATACCGGCATGAAGGACGCCTATAAGTCGTTGCACGAGGCGCTGGTCCATGGCGGCATCGCCAACCGGGTGAAGGTCAACATCCGCTGGCTCGACGCCGAATTGTTCGAGGGACCGGAGAAGGACATCGCGCCGTCTCTGGAGCCGATGCACGCCATCCTCGTTCCCGGCGGCTTCGGCGAGCGCGGGTCGGAGGGCAAGATCGCCGCCGTCCGCTTCGCCCGCGAGCGCAAGGTGCCGTATTTCGGCATCTGCCTTGGTATGCAGATGGCCTGCATCGAGGGTGCACGGAACACGGCGGGGATCGAAAAGGCCTCCACCACCGAATTCGGCCCGACCGAGGAGCCGGTGGTCGGCCTGATCACCGAATGGATGACCGAGGCTGGCCTCCAGAAGCGGGAAGAGGGCGGCGATCTCGGCGGCACGATGCGGCTGGGCGCCTATGAGGCGAAGCTGGCCGGCAACAGCCACGTGTCATCGATCTATGGATCGACCGATATCTCGGAGCGCCACCGCCACCGTTACGAGGTGAACGTCCATTACAAGGACGCGCTGGAGCAGGGCGGGCTGGTCTTTTCCGGCATGTCGCCCGACGGCGAGCTGCCCGAGATCGTCGAGCGGCCGGATCACCCGTGGTTCGTCGGCGTCCAGTTCCACCCCGAGCTGAAGAGCAAGCCGTTCGATCCGCACCCGCTGTTCGCGAGCTTCATCGAGGCGGCGCTCAAGCAGTCGCGGCTGGTTTGA
- a CDS encoding methyl-accepting chemotaxis protein, with translation MDSGPTQLANTVRRAAKLSGDLGIRTLDLQANIAALAERVTEQAATVERIGLDTDRLERDQQAVGLAAREAKEKASAATTVIDASTRRLSAANANVVELIDQVSQIHAGLGSFNAALASVAQVTEAISRITSQVNLLALNATIEAARAGDAGRGFAVVAQEVKKLALETASATQKIDQAVKGLTNEADVMLHRIESGVDKARAAHTGTRQIEAMTAEVGGLMMGLSDNADAVARSMESVVGAVSGVRHGIDALGDTSSENATDLNQLSKLLSSVSDDTNVLLQYIAESDVDIPDSPYIRFATGMAADISARIEGAIADGQVTLAEVMSEDYRPIAASYPQKYNHPVVPFVVPAARPHQEAARALPGFFGLSVSDRNAFGAVAMPERSMPERADRAWNEEYSRHQQMFTDETTRRQCKTTQPFLIKAYRRPVASGGVILLKQVIASIHVDGRHWGILQLAYQDQG, from the coding sequence ATGGACAGTGGCCCGACCCAACTCGCGAACACCGTGCGCCGGGCGGCCAAGCTGTCCGGCGACCTCGGTATCCGCACGCTCGATCTGCAGGCGAACATCGCCGCGCTCGCCGAGCGGGTGACCGAACAGGCCGCGACGGTCGAGCGGATCGGCCTCGATACCGATCGGCTGGAGCGCGACCAGCAGGCCGTCGGCCTCGCCGCGCGCGAAGCCAAGGAGAAGGCATCGGCCGCCACCACGGTGATCGACGCATCGACCCGCCGCCTGTCCGCCGCCAACGCCAACGTCGTCGAACTGATCGATCAGGTCAGCCAGATCCACGCCGGCCTCGGCAGCTTCAACGCCGCGCTGGCGTCGGTCGCGCAGGTGACGGAGGCGATCAGCCGCATCACCAGCCAGGTCAACCTCCTCGCCCTCAACGCCACGATCGAGGCGGCGCGCGCGGGCGATGCCGGCCGCGGCTTCGCGGTGGTTGCGCAGGAGGTGAAGAAGCTCGCGCTGGAAACGGCATCGGCCACGCAGAAGATCGACCAGGCGGTGAAAGGCCTGACCAATGAGGCCGACGTGATGCTCCATCGCATCGAGAGCGGCGTCGACAAGGCGCGCGCCGCGCACACCGGCACCCGCCAGATCGAGGCGATGACCGCCGAGGTTGGCGGGCTGATGATGGGCCTCAGCGACAATGCCGACGCGGTCGCGCGATCGATGGAATCGGTGGTCGGCGCGGTTTCGGGCGTGCGCCACGGCATCGATGCGCTGGGCGACACCAGCAGCGAGAACGCGACCGATCTCAACCAGCTCAGCAAGCTGCTGAGCAGCGTGTCGGACGACACCAACGTGCTGCTCCAGTATATCGCCGAGAGCGACGTCGATATTCCCGATTCGCCCTACATCCGCTTCGCCACCGGCATGGCGGCCGACATCTCGGCCAGGATCGAAGGCGCGATCGCTGATGGCCAGGTGACGCTGGCGGAGGTGATGAGCGAGGATTACCGGCCGATCGCAGCCAGCTATCCGCAGAAATACAATCATCCGGTGGTGCCGTTCGTGGTGCCGGCCGCGCGCCCGCATCAGGAAGCGGCGCGTGCGCTGCCCGGTTTCTTCGGCCTCTCCGTATCGGATCGCAACGCGTTCGGCGCGGTCGCCATGCCGGAACGGTCGATGCCCGAACGCGCCGATCGGGCGTGGAACGAGGAATATAGCCGCCACCAGCAGATGTTCACCGACGAGACGACGCGTCGGCAGTGCAAGACGACCCAGCCCTTCCTGATCAAGGCCTATCGCCGGCCCGTGGCATCGGGCGGGGTGATCCTGCTCAAGCAGGTGATCGCCTCCATCCATGTCGACGGCCGACACTGGGGCATCCTCCAGCTCGCCTATCAGGATCAGGGCTGA
- a CDS encoding anthranilate synthase component II produces the protein MILVLDNYDSFTWNLVHYLQELGAAVEVVRNDAIGVGQAMSSGAEAFLISPGPCTPNEAGISLDLVAACAEAGRPLLGVCLGHQAIGQSFGGTVARARQLMHGKTSRVVHDGTGLFEGLPSPFTATRYHSLIVEEGDLPSALIVNARSEDGTIMGFRHESLPIHGVQFHPESIATEHGHAMLANFMRLAGISVTEREVA, from the coding sequence ATGATCCTCGTGCTCGACAATTACGACAGCTTCACCTGGAACCTGGTTCATTACCTCCAGGAGCTCGGCGCCGCCGTCGAGGTGGTACGCAACGACGCGATCGGCGTCGGCCAGGCGATGTCGAGCGGGGCGGAGGCCTTCCTCATCTCGCCCGGCCCCTGCACCCCCAACGAAGCCGGGATCAGCCTCGATCTGGTCGCCGCCTGCGCGGAGGCCGGCAGGCCGCTGCTGGGCGTCTGCCTCGGCCACCAGGCGATCGGGCAGAGCTTCGGCGGCACCGTGGCCCGCGCGCGCCAGCTGATGCACGGCAAGACCAGCCGCGTCGTCCATGACGGCACCGGGTTGTTCGAGGGTCTGCCCTCGCCCTTCACCGCGACGCGCTACCACTCGCTGATCGTCGAGGAGGGCGATCTTCCGTCCGCGCTGATCGTCAATGCGCGCAGCGAGGACGGCACGATCATGGGCTTCCGCCACGAAAGCCTGCCGATCCACGGCGTGCAGTTCCACCCGGAGAGCATCGCGACCGAGCATGGCCATGCCATGCTGGCCAATTTCATGCGGTTGGCCGGCATATCGGTGACGGAGCGTGAAGTCGCATGA
- the tpiA gene encoding triose-phosphate isomerase → MRKRLIVGNWKMNGSRESLSELDGIAAAAEAAPEVDVAICPPFTLIERAAARTPALPIGGQDCHAGEKGAFTGCISAGMLVEAGARIVIVGHSERRAAQGETDAQVKAKAEAVIASGLTAIVCVGETEAERDAGEAKARVSAQLSGSLPVAGGDVLVVAYEPRWAIGTGRTPTMEDVGAMHAMIRAMLEDLLGRERAGAVRILYGGSMTGANAADLLAVANVDGGLIGGASLTAAAFVPIIEAAAV, encoded by the coding sequence ATGCGCAAGCGGCTGATCGTGGGCAATTGGAAGATGAACGGCAGCCGGGAATCGCTCTCGGAGCTGGACGGAATCGCCGCCGCCGCCGAGGCCGCGCCGGAGGTCGATGTCGCGATCTGCCCGCCCTTCACGCTGATCGAGCGTGCCGCCGCACGCACGCCCGCGCTGCCGATCGGCGGGCAGGATTGCCACGCTGGCGAGAAGGGCGCGTTCACCGGATGCATTTCCGCCGGGATGCTGGTGGAGGCCGGCGCCAGGATCGTTATCGTCGGCCATAGCGAACGTCGCGCGGCGCAGGGCGAGACCGATGCGCAGGTGAAGGCCAAGGCGGAGGCGGTGATCGCGTCCGGGCTGACCGCCATCGTCTGCGTCGGCGAAACGGAGGCGGAGCGCGACGCCGGCGAGGCGAAGGCGCGCGTCTCCGCGCAGCTCAGCGGATCGCTGCCGGTCGCGGGCGGGGACGTGCTGGTCGTCGCCTACGAGCCGCGCTGGGCGATCGGCACCGGCCGCACGCCGACGATGGAAGATGTCGGCGCGATGCACGCGATGATCCGCGCCATGCTGGAAGATCTGCTCGGCCGCGAGCGCGCCGGGGCCGTGCGCATCCTCTACGGCGGATCGATGACCGGCGCCAACGCGGCCGACCTGCTGGCGGTCGCCAACGTCGACGGCGGCCTGATCGGCGGCGCGAGCCTGACGGCGGCGGCGTTCGTGCCGATCATCGAGGCGGCAGCGGTGTAG
- the trpE gene encoding anthranilate synthase component I: MSDSAADRRAAEALASGRPALVWRRQIADTETPVSAALKLIEPGRGDYLLESVEGGRTRGRHSMIGLAPDLVFRAHGRDAAINPHWLTDREAFGPCEGDSLAALRALVGRCRMDVPEGLPKALACLVGYFAYETVGLVEDLPRPAPNPLDLPDMLFVRPSLILLFDRLTDELFWVAPVWPDAGGTVGQAVERIEAAQARLAQAVPASSRLAAVPQDGGLTPNLPAGRYGEMVATAKEYIAAGDIFQVVLAQRFTRPFPLPPFDLYRALRRVNPSPFLYFLDLPGFALIGSSPEILVRARDGEVTIRPIAGTRPRGRTDAEDAARREELLADPKERAEHLMLLDLGRNDVGRVAAAGTVTVTESYTVELYSHVMHIVSNVTGRLDPKKDAIDALLGGFPAGTVSGAPKVRACEIIAELEPETRGAYAGGVGYFSPDGSMDSCIVLRTAVVKDGVMHVQAGAGIVADSDPASEQRECEAKAGALLAAAREAEARAADAGFGQ, from the coding sequence GTGAGCGATAGCGCCGCCGATCGGCGCGCCGCCGAGGCGCTGGCCTCCGGTCGCCCGGCGCTCGTCTGGCGGCGGCAGATCGCCGACACCGAGACGCCGGTTTCCGCCGCGCTCAAGCTGATCGAGCCGGGTCGCGGCGACTATCTGCTCGAATCGGTCGAGGGCGGGCGCACGCGTGGCCGCCACTCGATGATCGGGCTGGCGCCGGACCTCGTGTTCCGCGCGCACGGCCGCGACGCCGCGATCAATCCGCACTGGCTGACCGACCGCGAGGCGTTCGGCCCGTGCGAGGGCGACAGCCTCGCGGCGCTGCGCGCGCTGGTCGGGCGGTGTCGGATGGACGTGCCTGAGGGTCTGCCCAAGGCGCTCGCCTGCCTCGTCGGCTATTTCGCCTACGAGACGGTCGGACTGGTCGAGGATCTGCCCCGCCCCGCCCCCAATCCGCTCGACCTGCCCGACATGCTGTTCGTGCGGCCGAGCCTGATCCTGCTGTTCGATCGCCTGACCGACGAACTCTTCTGGGTCGCCCCGGTGTGGCCTGATGCGGGCGGCACCGTCGGGCAGGCGGTGGAGCGGATCGAGGCGGCGCAGGCGCGGCTGGCGCAGGCGGTGCCGGCCTCCTCCCGCCTCGCTGCCGTGCCCCAGGATGGCGGCCTGACGCCCAATCTCCCGGCCGGCCGCTATGGCGAGATGGTCGCCACCGCGAAGGAGTATATCGCCGCCGGGGACATCTTCCAGGTGGTGCTGGCGCAGCGCTTCACGCGCCCCTTCCCGCTGCCGCCCTTCGATCTCTACCGGGCGCTCAGGCGGGTGAACCCCTCGCCCTTCCTCTATTTCCTCGATCTGCCGGGCTTCGCGCTGATCGGCTCCAGCCCCGAAATCCTCGTCCGCGCCCGCGACGGCGAGGTCACGATCCGCCCGATCGCCGGCACCCGTCCCCGTGGCAGGACCGACGCCGAGGACGCCGCGCGCCGCGAGGAGCTGCTCGCCGATCCCAAGGAGCGCGCCGAGCATCTGATGCTGCTCGATCTCGGCCGCAACGATGTCGGCCGGGTGGCGGCGGCGGGTACGGTGACGGTGACCGAGAGCTATACGGTCGAACTCTACAGCCACGTCATGCACATCGTCTCGAACGTGACGGGCCGGCTCGACCCGAAGAAGGATGCGATCGACGCGCTGCTCGGCGGTTTCCCGGCGGGCACCGTCTCGGGCGCGCCCAAGGTCCGCGCCTGCGAGATCATCGCCGAGCTGGAGCCGGAGACGCGCGGCGCCTATGCCGGCGGCGTCGGCTATTTCTCGCCCGACGGATCGATGGACAGCTGCATCGTACTGCGCACGGCGGTGGTGAAGGACGGCGTGATGCACGTCCAGGCTGGCGCCGGCATCGTCGCGGACAGCGATCCCGCTTCCGAACAGCGCGAATGCGAGGCCAAGGCCGGCGCCCTCCTCGCCGCCGCGCGGGAGGCGGAGGCACGGGCGGCGGACGCGGGATTTGGACAGTAA